From the genome of bacterium, one region includes:
- the rpmF gene encoding 50S ribosomal protein L32, protein MPLPKQKISKTKRAKRRASCFMPIKHPALVRCPNCAGYKLSHFVCPHCGWYKGSEVVKIKVKKESSAA, encoded by the coding sequence ATGCCGTTACCAAAGCAAAAAATAAGTAAAACCAAAAGGGCCAAGCGGCGCGCCAGCTGCTTTATGCCCATCAAGCACCCCGCGCTCGTGCGCTGCCCGAACTGCGCGGGATACAAGCTTTCACATTTTGTCTGTCCGCACTGCGGATGGTACAAGGGCAGCGAGGTTGTCAAGATAAAGGTTAAGAAGGAATCATCGGCTGCCTAG
- the acpP gene encoding acyl carrier protein, whose product MSTFDELRALVASKLDVPEEKITESSHFVDDLGADSLDRADLVMEIEEKFNVSFADQNAEEFATVGDVFKAIEAIKG is encoded by the coding sequence ATGAGCACATTCGACGAATTAAGGGCACTGGTGGCGTCAAAGCTTGACGTACCGGAAGAGAAGATCACCGAATCGTCGCACTTCGTTGACGATCTGGGCGCTGACTCGCTCGACCGGGCGGACCTCGTGATGGAGATCGAGGAGAAGTTCAACGTCAGCTTCGCCGACCAGAACGCCGAGGAATTCGCCACAGTCGGCGACGTCTTCAAGGCCATCGAGGCCATCAAGGGCTAA